From a single Nitrogeniibacter mangrovi genomic region:
- a CDS encoding GNAT family N-acetyltransferase: MDTQLDIRPARAGDAAAIARLSGELGYPATAAEVATRLAALARAPDDNAVRVATLDGAVVGWIHVLHARRLELPPFAEIAALVIDAGHRNAGLGERLVDAAVAWARAQGLDTVRVRSNVVRADAHRFYRRLGFADEKAQGVLARALP; the protein is encoded by the coding sequence ATGGACACGCAGCTCGACATAAGGCCCGCCCGCGCCGGCGACGCGGCTGCCATCGCCCGCCTCTCGGGCGAGCTGGGCTACCCGGCAACGGCCGCCGAGGTGGCCACCCGCCTGGCCGCCCTGGCGCGGGCGCCCGACGACAACGCGGTGCGCGTCGCCACCCTCGACGGCGCGGTGGTCGGCTGGATCCACGTGCTCCACGCCCGCCGCCTCGAGCTGCCCCCGTTCGCCGAGATCGCCGCGCTGGTGATCGACGCCGGCCACCGCAACGCCGGGCTTGGCGAACGGCTGGTGGACGCGGCGGTGGCCTGGGCGCGCGCGCAGGGCCTGGACACGGTGCGCGTGCGTTCCAACGTGGTCCGCGCGGATGCGCACCGGTTCTACCGGCGCCTGGGCTTTGCCGACGAGAAGGCGCAGGGCGTGCTGGCGCGGGCCTTGCCATGA
- a CDS encoding cryptochrome/photolyase family protein: MTEGLRHLVVVLGDQLDPDSAAFDGFDPARDGVWMAEVVEESTHVWSHKARIALFLSAMRHFAQALRARGWPVEYHRLGAHDFHGLSAALADTLVRRRPAAIRMVRAGDCRVEAAIEACAVAQQIRVGRVPDTHFIATEADFGRWADGRRQLRLEYWYRALRKRTGVLMDGATPAGGQWNYDQQNRASFGAEGPGWVPEPVRFMPDAITREVIDLVEARFPTHPGSLRGFDWPVTPAQAAEALDDFITHRLASFGHYQDAMWTDRGWLYHSRLSAALNLKLIDPMTVCRAAEQAWRAGMAPIAAVEGFVRQILGWREYVRGLYWRFMPGWLDDNALDAHVRLPSFFWTGQTDMACLRQVIEQTLATGYAHHIQRLMVTGLYALLLGVAPRQVHAWYLAIFVDAVEWVELPNVLGMSQHADGGRMASKPYVASGKYIERMSNYCRHCRFDPGEATGETACPFTTLYWDFLARHRARFAEHPRLALQVRNLDRIDPDRLQAIRAQAAALRGQ, translated from the coding sequence ATGACTGAAGGACTGCGTCACCTGGTGGTGGTGTTGGGCGATCAGCTCGACCCGGACAGCGCGGCGTTCGACGGCTTCGATCCGGCCCGGGATGGGGTGTGGATGGCCGAGGTCGTCGAGGAGAGCACCCATGTGTGGTCACACAAGGCGCGCATCGCGCTGTTCCTGTCGGCCATGCGCCACTTCGCCCAGGCGCTGCGTGCGCGCGGCTGGCCGGTCGAGTACCACCGCTTGGGGGCGCATGACTTTCATGGGCTGTCCGCGGCGCTGGCCGACACGCTGGTGCGTCGGCGTCCGGCGGCGATCCGCATGGTCCGCGCGGGCGATTGCCGGGTCGAAGCGGCGATCGAGGCGTGCGCCGTGGCGCAGCAGATACGGGTGGGCCGGGTGCCCGATACGCATTTCATCGCCACCGAGGCCGATTTCGGGCGCTGGGCCGACGGGCGCCGGCAGCTGCGGCTCGAATACTGGTACCGGGCCTTGCGCAAGCGCACCGGCGTGCTCATGGATGGGGCGACGCCCGCCGGCGGCCAGTGGAACTACGATCAGCAGAACCGGGCGAGCTTCGGTGCCGAGGGGCCGGGCTGGGTGCCCGAGCCGGTGCGCTTCATGCCCGACGCCATCACCCGCGAGGTGATCGATCTGGTGGAAGCGCGCTTTCCGACCCATCCCGGATCGCTGCGGGGCTTCGACTGGCCGGTCACCCCGGCACAGGCGGCCGAGGCCCTGGACGATTTCATCACCCATCGCCTCGCGAGCTTCGGCCACTACCAGGATGCCATGTGGACCGATCGGGGCTGGCTCTATCATTCACGGCTGTCGGCGGCGCTGAATCTCAAGCTGATCGATCCGATGACCGTGTGCCGCGCGGCCGAGCAGGCCTGGCGGGCCGGCATGGCGCCGATCGCGGCGGTGGAAGGCTTCGTTCGCCAGATCCTCGGATGGCGGGAGTATGTGCGCGGCCTGTACTGGCGTTTCATGCCCGGCTGGCTCGACGACAACGCGCTCGACGCGCATGTCAGGCTGCCGTCCTTCTTCTGGACCGGGCAGACCGACATGGCCTGCCTGCGCCAGGTGATCGAGCAGACGCTGGCGACCGGCTACGCTCACCACATCCAGCGCCTGATGGTCACCGGTCTCTATGCGCTGCTGCTGGGCGTGGCGCCCCGGCAGGTGCACGCGTGGTATCTGGCCATCTTCGTGGACGCCGTCGAATGGGTGGAACTGCCCAACGTGCTCGGCATGAGCCAGCATGCCGACGGCGGGCGCATGGCCTCCAAGCCCTACGTGGCCAGCGGCAAGTACATCGAGCGGATGAGCAACTACTGCCGGCACTGCCGTTTCGATCCCGGCGAGGCCACGGGGGAGACGGCCTGCCCCTTCACCACGCTCTACTGGGATTTTCTCGCTCGCCACCGGGCCCGGTTCGCCGAGCACCCGCGTCTGGCCCTGCAAGTGCGCAACCTCGATCGCATCGACCCGGACCGGCTCCAGGCGATCCGAGCGCAGGCCGCGGCCTTGCGTGGACAGTGA
- a CDS encoding DUF3429 domain-containing protein yields MITLNYTGNRLPRALGLAGVLPFIAMGLLSYIPWKHQVDVHAALVSYGAVILAFVGALHWGLAMRLEGTVASRAYFWSVIPALIAWVALMFPTLGGALIVIVGLWTHYVQDNLIIGELNAPAWYLPLRRQLTAGATVGIAIALPALWTL; encoded by the coding sequence ATGATCACCTTGAACTACACCGGAAACCGACTTCCCCGCGCGCTCGGCCTGGCAGGCGTACTCCCCTTCATCGCCATGGGGCTGCTGTCCTACATTCCATGGAAGCATCAGGTGGACGTCCACGCCGCATTGGTCAGCTACGGCGCGGTCATTCTGGCCTTCGTCGGTGCCCTGCACTGGGGGCTGGCGATGCGCCTGGAGGGGACCGTGGCGTCCCGGGCCTACTTCTGGAGCGTGATCCCGGCGCTGATCGCGTGGGTGGCGCTGATGTTCCCCACCCTGGGCGGTGCGCTCATCGTCATCGTCGGCCTGTGGACCCACTATGTTCAGGACAACTTGATCATCGGCGAGCTCAACGCCCCAGCCTGGTACCTGCCGCTCCGGCGCCAGCTGACCGCCGGCGCCACCGTCGGCATCGCCATTGCGCTGCCGGCCCTGTGGACCCTGTGA
- a CDS encoding diacylglycerol/lipid kinase family protein — MTSRVIAVVLNTRSAAGRSPHLRAQIEAHLQAPGVRLAWFEPERRARIDAVCADAARAGDRVVAVGGDGTVRSVAQAARATGTPMAIIPTGTYNYVARYHDIPEDIADAARLAATGTPRPTGVGDINGLLFFNHAAFGLYTRIIAARERHTAVLGRSRVTAVLSGLATLFNRYPIMRLHLAADGASRQVRANAVFFGANPLLLEAVDTAFAERCRGRCLGLVLMKHQSRVHVLGAALRALVGRLSAAPDFELGGVGAMDLDIRRRRRRLRISLDGEIIKLPLPLHLRYQADALALVRPDHD; from the coding sequence ATGACTTCACGCGTGATCGCGGTGGTGCTCAACACGCGCTCGGCCGCCGGCCGCTCGCCCCACCTGCGTGCCCAGATCGAAGCCCACCTGCAGGCGCCGGGCGTGCGTCTGGCATGGTTCGAGCCCGAGCGGCGCGCACGCATCGACGCGGTGTGCGCCGACGCGGCCCGGGCCGGCGACCGGGTGGTCGCGGTCGGTGGCGACGGCACCGTGCGCAGCGTCGCCCAGGCGGCGCGCGCCACCGGCACGCCGATGGCCATCATCCCCACCGGCACCTACAACTACGTGGCCCGCTACCACGACATTCCCGAAGACATCGCCGACGCCGCGCGCCTGGCCGCCACCGGCACCCCACGGCCCACCGGGGTGGGCGACATCAACGGCCTGCTGTTCTTCAACCACGCCGCCTTCGGCCTGTACACCCGCATCATCGCCGCGCGCGAACGCCACACCGCGGTGCTCGGCCGCTCGCGGGTCACCGCCGTGCTCTCCGGTCTGGCCACCCTGTTCAACCGCTACCCGATCATGCGCCTGCACCTGGCCGCCGACGGCGCCTCGCGCCAGGTACGGGCCAACGCGGTGTTCTTCGGCGCCAACCCGCTGCTGCTCGAAGCGGTGGACACCGCCTTCGCCGAGCGCTGTCGCGGGCGCTGCCTCGGCCTCGTGCTCATGAAGCACCAGTCGCGCGTCCATGTGCTCGGGGCCGCCCTGCGCGCCCTGGTCGGGCGACTGTCGGCGGCGCCGGATTTCGAGCTCGGCGGCGTCGGTGCCATGGACCTGGACATCCGCCGCCGGCGCCGACGCTTGCGCATCTCGCTCGACGGCGAGATCATCAAGCTGCCCCTGCCCCTGCATCTGCGCTACCAGGCCGATGCGCTCGCACTGGTGCGCCCCGATCATGACTAG
- a CDS encoding SLC5 family protein: protein MHLLHPADYVIVAIYLLVVVAVCVRVTRKSPDADELFLAGRSLGAGVIGLSLFASNISSTTLIGLPGAAWATGISVANYEWMAALVLVFTAVFVAPVLIGRRITTVPELLEQRFDARLRKYLSATSLLLSVLLDTAGSLYAGALVMMLFVPGLSLGPTCAALAVFAGLYTAAGGLRAVAYTDVLQALVLLVGSAILFVLVFGQFDYSWAQVTAQVPADKLSLIRPLDDPALPWLGTLLGLPILGFYYWTMNQYVCQRLLGARDIGTAGRGALIAAALKLLPLFLMVLPGAMAVALFSDLDRPDTVFPRLIGTFAPPGLAGLMIAGLLAAIMSSVDSALNSASTLVICDFVQPRRPRLDAKALARLGRYTTLGMMVLAALWAPAIDRFPGLFAYLQQGFAYVTSPLVAIFALGMLSKRLTANAALAGLITGHAVSAAWFVATQLGWLQVHFTIVAGVLLGVTLVAAWVWQALLGGRASAAQLASVDARHVAPAPAYVRLGALVLTAATAALVIAFW from the coding sequence ATGCATCTTCTCCACCCCGCCGACTACGTGATCGTGGCGATCTACCTGCTGGTCGTCGTCGCGGTCTGTGTGCGCGTCACGCGCAAAAGCCCCGATGCCGACGAGCTGTTCCTGGCCGGGCGCAGCCTCGGCGCCGGCGTCATCGGCCTGTCGCTGTTCGCCTCCAACATCTCGTCCACCACCCTCATCGGCCTGCCCGGCGCGGCCTGGGCGACCGGCATCTCGGTGGCCAACTACGAGTGGATGGCGGCGCTGGTGCTGGTGTTCACGGCGGTGTTCGTGGCGCCGGTGCTCATCGGCCGGCGCATCACCACGGTGCCGGAGCTGCTCGAGCAGCGCTTCGATGCGCGCCTGCGCAAGTACCTGTCCGCCACCAGTCTGCTGCTGAGCGTGCTGCTCGACACCGCCGGCAGCCTCTATGCCGGCGCGCTGGTGATGATGCTGTTCGTGCCGGGGCTGAGCCTGGGCCCCACCTGCGCGGCGCTGGCGGTGTTCGCGGGCCTGTACACGGCCGCCGGCGGGCTGCGCGCGGTGGCCTATACCGACGTGCTGCAGGCGCTGGTGCTGCTGGTGGGCTCGGCGATCCTGTTCGTGCTGGTGTTCGGCCAGTTCGACTATTCCTGGGCACAGGTCACCGCCCAGGTGCCGGCCGACAAGCTCTCGCTCATCCGCCCGCTGGACGACCCCGCCCTGCCCTGGCTGGGCACGCTGCTGGGCCTGCCGATTCTCGGCTTCTACTACTGGACCATGAACCAGTACGTGTGCCAGCGCCTGCTCGGCGCACGCGACATCGGCACTGCCGGGCGCGGCGCGCTGATCGCGGCGGCGCTCAAGCTGCTGCCCCTGTTCCTCATGGTGCTGCCCGGCGCCATGGCGGTGGCGCTGTTCAGCGATCTGGACCGGCCCGACACGGTGTTCCCGCGCCTGATCGGCACCTTCGCGCCGCCGGGGCTGGCCGGGCTGATGATCGCCGGCCTGCTGGCGGCGATCATGTCGAGCGTGGATTCGGCGCTCAACTCGGCCTCCACGCTGGTGATCTGCGACTTCGTACAGCCGCGCCGCCCCCGCCTCGACGCCAAGGCCCTGGCCCGCCTGGGGCGCTACACCACCCTGGGCATGATGGTGCTCGCCGCCCTGTGGGCGCCGGCCATCGACCGCTTCCCCGGCCTGTTCGCCTACCTGCAACAGGGCTTCGCCTACGTGACCTCGCCGCTGGTGGCCATCTTCGCGCTCGGCATGCTCTCCAAACGGCTCACCGCCAACGCCGCCCTGGCCGGGCTGATCACCGGCCATGCGGTCAGCGCCGCCTGGTTCGTCGCCACCCAGCTGGGCTGGCTGCAGGTGCATTTCACCATCGTCGCCGGCGTGCTGCTGGGCGTCACCCTGGTGGCGGCCTGGGTGTGGCAGGCGCTGCTCGGCGGCCGCGCAAGCGCCGCCCAGCTCGCTTCGGTGGACGCCCGCCACGTGGCGCCCGCACCGGCCTACGTGCGCCTCGGCGCGCTCGTGCTCACCGCGGCGACCGCGGCGCTGGTGATCGCGTTCTGGTGA
- a CDS encoding DUF2256 domain-containing protein, producing MSHRKPNLPTRRCALCARPFAWRRKWARVWDQVRYCSDACRRQRGRHD from the coding sequence ATGAGCCACCGCAAGCCGAATCTGCCGACCCGCCGCTGTGCGCTCTGCGCCCGGCCGTTCGCCTGGCGGCGCAAATGGGCGCGGGTGTGGGACCAGGTGCGCTATTGCTCCGACGCCTGCCGGCGTCAAAGGGGGCGTCATGACTGA
- a CDS encoding VOC family protein — protein MRFRGVHHVEFSVLDYENSIRFYDRMFGWLGYKSFWTLDVGYRSTYYMARFPLPHSYIGIQPAAKGSTLTPSDHATGIHHIALWARSKREVDAFHTSFLRKEGITVTDPPSAYPIYAPGYYAVFFVDPTGIRWELAYTPRIPMPWDILATLRAVRALRKQHPEWQRHPAQEMMRRLPSRRDLDQG, from the coding sequence ATGAGATTTCGCGGTGTCCATCACGTCGAGTTCTCCGTCCTCGACTACGAGAACTCGATCCGCTTCTACGACCGCATGTTCGGCTGGCTGGGCTACAAGAGCTTCTGGACGCTGGACGTGGGGTACCGCTCCACCTACTACATGGCGCGCTTCCCGCTGCCGCACAGCTACATCGGCATCCAGCCGGCTGCCAAAGGCAGCACGCTGACGCCGTCCGACCATGCGACCGGCATCCACCACATCGCCCTGTGGGCCCGCAGCAAGCGGGAGGTGGACGCGTTCCATACCTCCTTCCTGCGCAAGGAAGGCATCACCGTCACCGACCCGCCGAGCGCCTATCCGATCTACGCGCCGGGTTACTACGCGGTGTTCTTCGTCGATCCGACCGGGATTCGCTGGGAGCTGGCCTACACCCCGCGCATTCCCATGCCATGGGACATCCTCGCGACCCTGCGGGCGGTGCGCGCCTTGCGCAAGCAGCATCCGGAATGGCAGCGCCATCCGGCGCAGGAGATGATGCGGCGCCTGCCGTCGCGGCGCGATCTGGACCAGGGGTAG
- a CDS encoding BON domain-containing protein, whose translation MDTARTSRFRRRFGLALCLALSLALSLGIAPARAAGKCEVRPDDISFFADNAKGVQLGAKLQFNKALLREKIRVKVSGGVAILSGNVSSQEAIRTAEKIARETSGIRCVQSWLKVGPPLPDENNPYDR comes from the coding sequence ATGGACACCGCCCGGACCTCCCGCTTCCGCCGCCGCTTCGGCCTCGCCCTGTGCCTCGCCCTGAGCCTCGCCCTGAGCCTGGGCATCGCACCCGCCCGGGCCGCCGGCAAGTGCGAGGTGCGCCCGGACGACATCAGCTTCTTCGCCGACAACGCCAAGGGCGTCCAGCTCGGCGCCAAGCTGCAGTTCAACAAGGCGCTGCTGCGCGAGAAGATCCGCGTGAAGGTCTCCGGCGGCGTGGCCATCCTGTCGGGCAACGTGAGTTCGCAAGAGGCGATCCGCACCGCGGAAAAGATCGCCCGCGAGACCAGCGGCATCCGCTGCGTGCAGAGCTGGCTCAAGGTCGGCCCGCCGCTGCCGGACGAGAACAATCCCTACGACCGCTGA
- a CDS encoding AMP-binding protein yields MPSHSVPRNTRDEPPAWQAAREALRGPGGQLRLTVPIDRQPAAAVALRVRGDDGALREIRYGELAGLSNRFAHVLQDLGVAPGDRVFVMFERVPEFPIAVLGTLKAGAVVAPLFAAFGPAPIRTRIRVGRGGVLVTTAALYRRKLAALRDTLPELRAVLLVAEAGEAIDVPGCEDLAARMAAAADTPVDVRTGADDRAWLHFTSGTTGTPKAVVHTHAVGINLLASARAVLELRAGDRYWCTADPGWVTGTAYGVLAPLMLGASCLIDTAGFDPQRWLDLLGEADVSVWYTTPTALRMLMHARAGEAAPLPLPRLRVAACVGEPLNPEVVEWGRQVLGRPVRDTWWQTETGAIMIAAADTPPGAMGRPLAGIEAHVVRRRAGGGIEHLDDRGAAQGELALEAGWPAMFCDYLGEPARYRDCFADGLYLTGDRVRRDADGVFWFIGRADDMIKSSGHLVGAFEVERVLMAHPAVAEAAAIGVPDATVGERIKAVVTLRPGAVAGEALATELRAHARRHLGAAIAPKEIAFAERLPHTRSGKIMRRLVKARELGLPAGDLSMLEDAPNENPR; encoded by the coding sequence ATGCCCAGCCATTCCGTGCCCCGAAATACCCGTGACGAGCCGCCCGCGTGGCAGGCGGCCCGCGAGGCCCTGCGCGGCCCCGGCGGGCAGCTCAGGCTCACGGTGCCGATCGACCGCCAGCCCGCCGCGGCGGTCGCCCTGCGCGTGCGCGGCGACGACGGCGCGCTGCGCGAGATCCGCTACGGTGAGCTGGCCGGGCTGAGCAACCGCTTCGCCCATGTGCTGCAGGACTTGGGCGTGGCCCCCGGCGACCGGGTGTTCGTGATGTTCGAGCGCGTGCCCGAGTTCCCCATCGCGGTGCTCGGCACGCTCAAGGCCGGCGCGGTGGTCGCGCCCCTGTTCGCCGCCTTCGGCCCGGCGCCGATCCGCACCCGCATCCGTGTCGGCCGGGGCGGCGTGCTGGTCACCACCGCGGCGCTCTACCGGCGCAAGCTGGCCGCGCTGCGCGACACCCTGCCCGAGCTGCGCGCCGTGCTGCTGGTGGCCGAGGCGGGCGAGGCCATCGATGTGCCCGGTTGCGAGGATCTGGCCGCGCGCATGGCGGCCGCGGCCGACACCCCGGTCGACGTGCGCACCGGCGCCGACGACCGGGCGTGGCTGCACTTCACCAGCGGCACCACCGGCACCCCCAAGGCGGTGGTGCACACCCACGCGGTGGGCATCAACCTGCTGGCCTCGGCGCGCGCCGTGCTCGAGCTGCGCGCCGGCGACCGCTACTGGTGCACTGCCGATCCGGGCTGGGTCACCGGCACCGCCTACGGCGTGCTGGCGCCGCTGATGCTCGGTGCCAGTTGCCTGATCGACACCGCCGGCTTCGACCCGCAACGCTGGCTCGATCTGCTCGGCGAGGCGGACGTGTCGGTCTGGTACACCACCCCCACCGCGCTGCGCATGCTCATGCACGCGCGGGCGGGAGAGGCGGCGCCGCTACCGCTGCCCCGCCTGCGCGTGGCCGCCTGCGTGGGCGAGCCGCTCAACCCGGAGGTGGTCGAATGGGGGCGCCAGGTGCTCGGCCGGCCGGTGCGCGACACCTGGTGGCAGACCGAGACCGGCGCCATCATGATCGCCGCCGCCGACACCCCGCCCGGCGCCATGGGCCGGCCGCTGGCGGGCATCGAGGCCCACGTGGTGCGGCGGCGTGCAGGCGGGGGCATCGAGCACCTCGACGACCGTGGCGCCGCGCAGGGCGAGCTGGCGCTGGAAGCCGGCTGGCCGGCCATGTTTTGCGACTACCTGGGCGAGCCGGCGCGCTACCGGGACTGCTTCGCCGACGGCCTGTACCTCACCGGCGATCGGGTACGGCGCGATGCCGACGGCGTGTTCTGGTTCATCGGCCGGGCCGACGACATGATCAAGTCGTCCGGCCACCTGGTGGGCGCGTTCGAGGTCGAGCGCGTGCTCATGGCGCATCCGGCGGTGGCCGAGGCCGCCGCCATCGGCGTGCCCGACGCCACCGTGGGCGAGCGCATCAAGGCCGTGGTCACCCTGCGCCCCGGGGCGGTGGCCGGCGAGGCCCTGGCCACCGAGCTGCGCGCCCATGCGCGGCGCCACCTGGGCGCGGCCATCGCCCCCAAGGAGATCGCGTTCGCCGAGCGCCTGCCGCACACCCGCAGCGGCAAGATCATGCGCCGGCTGGTCAAGGCCCGGGAACTCGGCCTGCCTGCCGGCGATCTGTCGATGTTGGAGGATGCCCCGAATGAAAACCCCCGCTGA
- a CDS encoding FAD-binding domain-containing protein, with the protein MGDIQIVWFKRDLRVHDHRPLVEAAAAGPVFPLYIIEPGLWQQPEAALRQWRFIRQSLDELDRALRALGSPGLIVRQGDAVEVLERIRGHFGKAALWSHEETGNMWTFCRDAAILAWCRAHGVPWREYRQDGVLRRLRSRDGWAAHWARFMEAPRGVAPTHLTGVAAPSDPLPSRPVATLRDDPCPGAQRGGRAAGRRLLDSFLHQRAMDYARGMSSPRSAPEACSRLSPHIAYGTLSMREVVQALRARREAVGADSRLARWRRPLAAFEARLAWQSHFMQKLESEPRMEFRNLHPALGEARQAVDEALLTAWASGRTGWPFVDACMRMLHHTGWINFRMRAMLAAVACYHLWQPWRAAGLHLARQFIDYEPGIHWSQMQMQSGSTGINAFRIYNPVKQSRDQDPAGDFIRRWVPELAQVRGDWIHEPWRMDATLQARAGCRIGGDYPAPIVDHERAARTARNRLREAYRGEASRRASAEVMARHGSRKRRDEGVHQARPAVDDGQLGLFG; encoded by the coding sequence GTGGGCGACATCCAGATTGTCTGGTTCAAGCGGGACCTGAGAGTCCATGACCACCGACCCCTGGTCGAGGCGGCCGCGGCCGGTCCGGTGTTCCCGCTCTACATCATCGAGCCGGGGCTGTGGCAGCAGCCCGAGGCCGCCTTGCGTCAGTGGCGCTTCATCCGCCAGTCGCTTGACGAACTCGACCGGGCGCTCAGGGCGCTCGGTTCGCCCGGGCTCATCGTTCGACAGGGCGATGCGGTCGAGGTGCTCGAGCGGATCCGCGGTCACTTCGGCAAGGCGGCGCTATGGTCTCATGAAGAAACCGGCAATATGTGGACTTTTTGCCGCGATGCAGCAATTTTGGCATGGTGCCGCGCCCACGGCGTGCCCTGGCGTGAATACCGGCAGGATGGCGTGCTGCGGCGTCTGCGCTCCCGCGATGGCTGGGCGGCCCACTGGGCGCGGTTCATGGAGGCGCCGCGGGGGGTGGCGCCGACGCACCTCACCGGCGTGGCCGCGCCGTCCGATCCGCTGCCCTCACGACCCGTCGCGACCCTGAGGGACGATCCCTGTCCCGGCGCACAGCGCGGCGGGCGGGCGGCGGGGCGCCGGCTGCTCGACAGCTTTCTCCACCAGCGCGCCATGGACTACGCGCGCGGGATGTCCTCGCCACGCTCGGCGCCCGAGGCCTGTTCACGCCTGTCGCCGCACATCGCCTACGGCACCCTGTCCATGCGCGAGGTAGTGCAGGCCTTGCGGGCGCGGCGCGAGGCGGTCGGAGCCGATTCGCGCCTGGCCCGCTGGCGACGGCCGCTGGCCGCCTTCGAGGCCCGTCTGGCCTGGCAGAGCCATTTCATGCAGAAGCTCGAATCGGAACCCCGGATGGAGTTTCGCAACCTGCACCCGGCGCTGGGCGAGGCGCGCCAGGCGGTCGACGAGGCCCTCCTGACCGCGTGGGCGAGCGGGCGCACCGGCTGGCCCTTCGTCGATGCCTGCATGCGCATGCTGCACCACACCGGGTGGATCAACTTTCGCATGCGCGCCATGCTCGCCGCGGTCGCCTGCTATCACCTGTGGCAGCCCTGGCGTGCAGCCGGGCTGCATCTGGCGCGGCAGTTCATCGACTACGAACCGGGCATCCACTGGAGCCAGATGCAGATGCAGTCGGGCAGCACGGGCATCAACGCGTTCCGGATCTACAACCCGGTGAAGCAGTCCCGCGATCAGGATCCGGCGGGGGACTTCATCCGCCGCTGGGTGCCCGAGCTCGCGCAGGTGCGCGGCGACTGGATTCACGAACCCTGGCGCATGGATGCCACCTTGCAGGCGCGCGCCGGCTGTCGCATCGGGGGCGACTATCCAGCGCCGATCGTGGATCACGAGCGCGCGGCCCGTACCGCGCGCAACCGGTTGCGCGAGGCTTATCGGGGCGAAGCGTCGCGCCGCGCCAGTGCGGAGGTCATGGCCCGGCATGGCAGCCGCAAGCGCCGGGACGAGGGCGTGCACCAGGCGCGCCCGGCGGTGGACGACGGTCAGCTGGGGTTGTTCGGATGA
- a CDS encoding metallophosphoesterase family protein, whose protein sequence is MTSALHDHLRLVHISDLHFGAQHPGAAEALLAAIDSLAPSLILITGDLTQRARHSQFLAARRFFDRLPCEWMAIPGNHDMPLFRPWHRLFTPHRRYRHHIGRITRDRLDHPRLRIALLDSTDPLAWRGGRLRSTPCRDSAAWLAAAAPEQLRIAAAHHPFASREAGNKGGMAGAREARRALIDDGGADVLLWGHLHRTEALLVEGASGRCAVGLGVGSPTSNRHIGEGFFFHQMDVSRDRIDATVWRRFAPDVHFHPEANHTFAREAHGWTRSST, encoded by the coding sequence ATGACTAGTGCCCTGCACGATCACCTGCGCCTCGTCCACATCTCCGACCTGCACTTCGGGGCCCAGCACCCGGGCGCGGCCGAGGCGCTGCTGGCCGCCATCGACAGCCTCGCCCCGTCGCTCATCCTCATCACCGGCGATCTGACCCAGCGCGCCCGCCACAGCCAGTTCCTCGCCGCGCGGCGCTTCTTCGACCGCCTGCCGTGCGAATGGATGGCCATTCCCGGCAACCACGACATGCCGCTGTTCCGCCCCTGGCACCGCCTGTTCACCCCGCACCGCCGCTACCGGCACCATATCGGCCGCATCACCCGCGATCGCCTCGACCACCCGCGCCTGCGCATCGCCCTGCTCGACAGCACCGACCCGCTCGCCTGGCGCGGCGGACGGCTGCGCAGCACACCGTGCCGGGACAGCGCCGCGTGGCTGGCCGCCGCCGCCCCCGAACAGCTGCGCATCGCCGCCGCCCACCACCCCTTCGCCTCCCGCGAGGCGGGCAACAAGGGCGGCATGGCCGGCGCGCGCGAGGCCCGCCGCGCTCTCATCGACGATGGCGGTGCGGACGTGCTGCTGTGGGGCCACCTGCACCGCACCGAAGCCCTGCTCGTCGAAGGCGCCTCGGGGCGCTGCGCGGTCGGGCTCGGCGTCGGCTCGCCCACCTCGAACCGCCACATCGGCGAGGGCTTCTTCTTCCACCAGATGGATGTGAGCCGCGACCGGATCGACGCCACCGTCTGGCGCCGCTTCGCCCCCGACGTCCACTTCCATCCCGAGGCCAACCACACCTTCGCGCGCGAGGCACACGGATGGACACGCAGCTCGACATAA